A stretch of Geomonas oryzisoli DNA encodes these proteins:
- a CDS encoding FAD-binding protein, which produces MTDAVKPPKKPRGKARLLENKCIACGARCQSACPVDAIQMNDAGEPIIDASRCIGCVKCVKVCPVQALEMAFTPEELRILQEMAASSAGAEPSEEDAEEAALRKKLAAYSGVWVFVEQTEGEAAKVSWELLGKGRELAQARKCPLCAVVMGEGVEKLCDQAFGYGAEKVYLMDAPVLRHYRTEAYQKSLCALVEKYKPEVILMGATGLGRDLAGVVATVLATGLTADCTGLSIDDKGNLMQTRPAFGGNIMATIVCDKFRPQMSTVRPHVMPMPDFDAQARGEIVREPVPVAEDQVMVKVLDILMDGGGSKVDIAGAEFIVSGGRGMMAKENFAMLEELAEVLGGVVGASRSAVDAGWMPPDRQVGQTGKTVRPKVYIACGISGAIQHLVGMQDSDVVIAINRDAEAPIFEVASYGLVGDLFKIIPALTNKLRALKAARSKA; this is translated from the coding sequence ATGACCGATGCTGTGAAACCACCCAAGAAACCGCGCGGCAAGGCAAGGCTGCTGGAAAACAAGTGCATCGCCTGCGGAGCCCGCTGCCAGAGCGCCTGCCCGGTCGACGCGATCCAGATGAACGATGCGGGCGAGCCGATCATCGATGCTTCCCGATGCATCGGTTGCGTCAAGTGCGTGAAGGTCTGCCCGGTACAGGCGCTGGAGATGGCTTTCACCCCGGAGGAGCTGCGCATCCTGCAGGAGATGGCCGCCTCTTCCGCCGGTGCGGAGCCCTCGGAGGAAGACGCCGAGGAGGCCGCCCTCAGGAAGAAGCTCGCCGCCTATTCCGGGGTATGGGTCTTCGTGGAGCAGACCGAGGGGGAGGCCGCCAAGGTCTCCTGGGAACTCCTGGGCAAAGGAAGGGAACTGGCGCAGGCGAGGAAGTGCCCGCTGTGCGCCGTGGTGATGGGGGAGGGGGTGGAGAAGCTCTGCGACCAAGCCTTCGGCTACGGCGCGGAGAAGGTCTACCTCATGGACGCGCCGGTACTGCGCCACTACCGCACCGAGGCGTACCAGAAGAGCCTGTGCGCCTTGGTCGAGAAGTACAAGCCGGAGGTGATCCTGATGGGCGCCACCGGTCTTGGCCGCGATCTCGCCGGCGTGGTCGCCACCGTGCTCGCCACCGGGCTCACCGCGGACTGCACCGGGCTCTCCATCGACGACAAGGGAAACCTGATGCAGACCCGTCCGGCCTTCGGCGGCAACATCATGGCCACCATCGTCTGCGACAAGTTCCGCCCCCAGATGTCGACCGTGCGCCCGCACGTGATGCCCATGCCCGACTTCGACGCGCAGGCCAGGGGGGAGATCGTCCGTGAGCCGGTCCCGGTGGCCGAGGACCAGGTGATGGTCAAGGTGCTGGACATCCTCATGGACGGCGGCGGCTCCAAGGTCGACATCGCCGGGGCCGAGTTCATCGTCTCCGGCGGGCGCGGCATGATGGCCAAGGAGAATTTTGCCATGCTCGAGGAGCTGGCCGAGGTGTTGGGGGGCGTCGTGGGCGCCTCCAGAAGTGCTGTGGACGCCGGCTGGATGCCGCCGGACCGTCAGGTGGGGCAGACCGGAAAGACGGTGCGCCCCAAGGTCTACATCGCCTGTGGCATCTCCGGTGCCATCCAGCACCTGGTCGGCATGCAGGACTCCGACGTGGTGATCGCCATCAACCGCGACGCCGAGGCCCCGATCTTCGAGGTGGCGAGCTACGGCCTCGTGGGTGACCTGTTCAAGATCATCCCGGCGCTGACCAACAAGCTGAGGGCGCTCAAGGCTGCCCGTTCCAAGGCGTGA
- a CDS encoding electron transfer flavoprotein subunit beta/FixA family protein, protein MLVVVCVKQVPDTTQVQIDPVTNTLIREGVPFIVNPYDTHAVEQALRFKDRFGCRVAAISMGPPNAEATLRKALAQGVDRAVLLSDRSFGGADTLATSKVLAAAIEKLAQEEEVGVVICGKQTIDGDTAQVGPGIATRLSFSQLTLVDRVDELDLSGKKIRVSRKLEGRHEHVEAPLPVLLTVVRELNRPRYPTVAMRLESADAQVEVWDNKVLQLDVNTIGLKGSPTWVSRIFSPERAKGEMLGDGVHDPEGAAQLLIDKMLEKDLLAL, encoded by the coding sequence ATGCTCGTAGTTGTCTGCGTAAAGCAGGTTCCCGACACAACGCAGGTACAGATCGATCCCGTCACCAACACCCTGATCCGTGAGGGTGTCCCCTTCATCGTCAACCCCTACGATACCCACGCAGTGGAGCAGGCGCTCCGCTTCAAGGACCGCTTCGGCTGCCGCGTGGCCGCCATCTCCATGGGCCCCCCCAATGCCGAGGCGACGCTGAGAAAGGCGCTGGCCCAGGGGGTGGACCGCGCCGTGCTCCTCTCCGACCGCAGCTTCGGCGGCGCCGACACGCTCGCCACCAGCAAGGTGCTGGCCGCGGCGATCGAGAAACTGGCCCAGGAAGAGGAGGTCGGGGTGGTGATCTGCGGCAAGCAGACCATCGACGGCGACACCGCCCAGGTCGGCCCCGGCATCGCCACCCGGCTCAGTTTCTCCCAGCTCACCCTGGTGGACAGGGTCGACGAGCTCGACCTCTCCGGCAAGAAGATCCGGGTGAGCCGCAAGCTGGAAGGGCGCCACGAACACGTGGAGGCTCCGCTGCCTGTGCTTCTCACCGTGGTGCGCGAGCTGAACCGGCCGCGTTACCCAACCGTGGCCATGCGCCTGGAATCCGCCGACGCCCAGGTCGAGGTCTGGGACAACAAGGTGCTGCAGCTCGACGTGAACACGATCGGTCTCAAGGGCTCCCCCACCTGGGTAAGCCGCATCTTCTCGCCCGAGCGGGCCAAGGGGGAGATGCTGGGCGACGGGGTGCACGACCCGGAAGGGGCGGCACAGCTGCTGATCGACAAGATGCTGGAGAAGGATCTCCTGGCTCTTTAA
- a CDS encoding energy transducer TonB, producing MSDRYIEKNFLYLLALSLLFHVAVYVVIMIIPPGQPKTAPEPTMVDLTDLPDLTPQPQPQPKEKPEPKPEIKRYSEKAQRVVKETAPKGRDEVDRMLPRTKPLPQVSRPVLVPRQPVPPQAVQPSQEAVQPGQGIFKPKAAPLPERAQLFPSATKMARLEESYREKYRSEVEEGDTRFLNTEDIVFGSFLRRLETAIYGVWHYPQAALLRGIEGTTPVRITFNRKGEIVRVDMLESSGSKILDDEVLRTLNALGPIGSFPKGYTGENFKLIAFFHYGSGSGRLH from the coding sequence ATGTCCGACAGATATATCGAAAAAAACTTCCTCTACCTGCTGGCGCTGTCACTGCTGTTCCACGTAGCGGTATATGTAGTTATCATGATAATCCCCCCGGGACAACCCAAAACGGCACCGGAACCGACCATGGTGGACCTCACCGACCTGCCGGACCTGACGCCGCAGCCACAGCCCCAGCCCAAGGAGAAACCGGAGCCCAAGCCCGAGATCAAGCGGTATTCGGAAAAAGCGCAGCGTGTTGTCAAGGAGACGGCGCCGAAGGGGCGTGACGAGGTGGATCGGATGCTGCCCAGGACGAAGCCGCTGCCGCAAGTGAGCCGTCCGGTACTGGTGCCGAGACAGCCGGTCCCGCCTCAGGCGGTGCAGCCCTCCCAGGAAGCGGTCCAGCCGGGCCAGGGGATCTTCAAGCCCAAGGCGGCCCCCCTTCCGGAGCGCGCCCAGCTGTTTCCCAGCGCGACCAAGATGGCGCGCCTGGAGGAGAGCTACCGGGAAAAGTACCGCAGCGAAGTCGAGGAAGGCGACACCCGCTTCCTCAACACCGAAGACATCGTGTTCGGCTCGTTTTTACGCCGCCTGGAGACGGCGATCTACGGCGTGTGGCACTACCCGCAGGCGGCGCTTCTGCGCGGCATCGAGGGGACCACGCCGGTCCGGATCACCTTCAACCGCAAGGGCGAAATCGTCCGGGTCGACATGCTGGAAAGTTCGGGGAGCAAGATCCTCGACGACGAAGTGCTGCGTACCCTGAACGCCCTGGGGCCGATCGGCTCATTCCCCAAGGGTTACACCGGCGAAAACTTCAAACTGATTGCCTTCTTCCACTACGGCAGCGGCAGCGGCAGGCTGCACTAG
- the galU gene encoding UTP--glucose-1-phosphate uridylyltransferase GalU — MRVKKAVFPVAGLGTRFLPATKSTPKEMLPLIDKPLVQYVVEEAVASGIEQILFVTGRGKRAIEDHFDISFELESLLYEKGKDHELQQVRRIAEMANIFFVRQKEALGLGHAILCAKDFVGDEPFAVLLGDDIIDAQQPCLGQLLETYETYRSPVLALEQVPIETISFYGCVKANHLAKRAFEVLDLVEKPPVAEAPSDLAIIGRYILTPGIFPILENQEPGKGGEIQLTDAIKTLSRREPIYGCRFDGIRHDCGDKLGFLKATVDMALKRGEFNGDFEAFLRQRLGC; from the coding sequence ATGCGCGTTAAAAAGGCGGTCTTTCCGGTCGCGGGCCTGGGTACCAGGTTCCTGCCGGCTACCAAGTCCACCCCCAAGGAGATGCTGCCGCTCATCGATAAGCCGCTGGTGCAGTACGTGGTGGAGGAGGCGGTAGCATCGGGAATCGAACAGATCCTCTTCGTCACCGGGCGCGGCAAGAGGGCGATCGAGGACCACTTCGATATCTCCTTCGAGCTCGAGTCGCTCCTCTACGAGAAGGGGAAGGATCACGAGCTGCAGCAGGTGCGCCGGATCGCTGAGATGGCCAACATCTTCTTCGTGAGACAGAAGGAGGCGCTGGGCCTCGGCCACGCCATCCTCTGCGCCAAGGACTTCGTAGGCGACGAGCCTTTCGCGGTACTTCTGGGAGACGATATCATCGACGCACAGCAGCCCTGTCTCGGTCAGCTCCTGGAGACCTACGAGACCTACCGTTCGCCGGTGCTCGCCCTGGAGCAGGTCCCCATCGAGACAATCTCTTTCTATGGCTGCGTCAAGGCGAACCATCTTGCCAAACGCGCCTTCGAGGTGCTGGACCTGGTGGAGAAGCCGCCGGTCGCGGAGGCGCCTTCGGACCTCGCCATCATCGGCCGCTACATCCTGACCCCGGGGATCTTCCCAATCCTGGAAAACCAGGAGCCGGGCAAGGGGGGCGAGATCCAGTTGACCGACGCCATCAAGACGCTGTCGCGCAGGGAGCCGATCTACGGCTGCCGTTTCGACGGCATTCGCCACGACTGCGGCGATAAGCTGGGCTTTCTGAAGGCGACGGTGGACATGGCGCTCAAGCGCGGTGAGTTCAACGGGGATTTCGAGGCGTTTCTGAGGCAGCGGCTGGGCTGCTAG
- the folD gene encoding bifunctional methylenetetrahydrofolate dehydrogenase/methenyltetrahydrofolate cyclohydrolase FolD has product MAKIIDGKAIAAKIRAEISAEAARLKEQGIVPGLAVVLVGEDPASKVYVSMKEKACADVGIFSDEYKLPAETGEAELLALIEKLNADPKIHGILVQLPLPKQINTERILEAISPEKDADGFHPYNVGRLVIGKPLFQPCTPYGVMVMLKEAGVELSGKEVVVVGRSNIVGKPVAFMCLQQNATVTLCHSKTRDLAGKVAQADVVIAAVGVPEMIKGAWIKEGAVVIDVGVNRVGEKKLVGDVEFAAASERASAITPVPGGVGPMTITMLLQNTLESAKRGM; this is encoded by the coding sequence ATGGCGAAAATCATCGACGGAAAGGCCATCGCGGCGAAAATCCGCGCAGAGATCAGCGCAGAGGCGGCTCGACTCAAGGAGCAGGGGATCGTCCCCGGTCTGGCCGTGGTACTGGTGGGGGAAGACCCGGCCAGCAAGGTCTACGTCTCCATGAAGGAGAAGGCATGCGCTGATGTGGGGATCTTTTCGGACGAGTACAAGCTGCCGGCCGAGACCGGCGAGGCGGAGCTCTTGGCCCTGATCGAGAAGCTGAACGCGGACCCGAAGATCCACGGCATCCTGGTGCAGTTGCCGCTCCCCAAGCAGATCAACACCGAGCGCATCCTGGAGGCGATCTCGCCGGAGAAGGACGCCGACGGTTTCCATCCCTACAACGTGGGGCGCCTGGTGATCGGCAAGCCGCTGTTCCAGCCCTGCACCCCCTACGGCGTCATGGTGATGCTCAAGGAAGCGGGAGTCGAGCTCTCCGGCAAGGAAGTGGTCGTGGTGGGGCGCTCCAACATCGTGGGTAAGCCGGTCGCCTTCATGTGCCTGCAGCAAAACGCAACGGTGACCCTGTGCCATTCGAAGACCCGCGATCTCGCCGGCAAGGTGGCCCAGGCGGACGTGGTGATCGCGGCGGTGGGCGTTCCGGAGATGATCAAGGGGGCCTGGATCAAGGAGGGGGCTGTTGTCATCGACGTCGGCGTGAACCGCGTGGGGGAGAAGAAGCTTGTCGGCGACGTCGAGTTCGCGGCGGCCAGCGAGCGCGCTTCGGCCATCACCCCGGTGCCGGGTGGCGTGGGGCCGATGACTATTACCATGCTGCTGCAGAATACGCTGGAGTCGGCGAAAAGAGGGATGTAA
- a CDS encoding FmdB family zinc ribbon protein, whose protein sequence is MPLYEYQCKSCNNTFELRQKFSDAPASECPQCGGPVEKLISQSGFSLKGGGWYGDGYGSSKAAPSCPSGGSCAGCPSAS, encoded by the coding sequence ATGCCACTTTACGAGTATCAATGCAAAAGCTGCAATAATACCTTTGAGTTGCGCCAGAAGTTCTCCGACGCGCCCGCTTCCGAGTGCCCCCAGTGCGGCGGACCGGTCGAGAAGCTGATCTCCCAGTCCGGCTTTTCGCTGAAAGGGGGAGGGTGGTACGGAGACGGTTACGGCAGCTCCAAGGCGGCGCCTTCCTGCCCTTCGGGCGGGAGCTGCGCCGGCTGCCCCTCGGCCTCCTGA
- a CDS encoding CBS domain-containing protein, which translates to MKAKDIMVTDVPSITTKTTVAEAVRIMKSNFGDESFLNAAPGLIVINERGGLAGILTPLSIITAIMDGAPEGKSDPAFFGSLCDRIKDLPISAIMEHQPISVTQDASVSDVARLFLTHRFQRVPVVDGKKVVGIIYRSRLLFAISQSLQLAP; encoded by the coding sequence ATGAAGGCGAAAGACATTATGGTAACGGACGTGCCGTCCATCACCACCAAGACCACGGTGGCAGAGGCGGTCCGGATCATGAAGAGCAACTTCGGCGACGAGAGTTTCCTGAACGCGGCGCCGGGCCTGATCGTGATCAACGAAAGGGGAGGGCTTGCGGGGATCCTGACGCCCCTCAGCATCATCACGGCCATCATGGACGGCGCGCCGGAGGGAAAATCCGACCCCGCCTTCTTCGGCTCCCTGTGCGATCGCATCAAGGATCTTCCCATCTCCGCCATCATGGAACACCAGCCCATCTCCGTCACCCAGGACGCCAGCGTCAGCGACGTGGCCCGTCTCTTCCTCACCCACCGCTTCCAGAGGGTGCCGGTCGTGGACGGCAAGAAGGTGGTCGGCATCATCTACCGCTCGCGCCTGCTCTTCGCGATTTCCCAGAGCCTCCAGCTTGCCCCTTGA
- a CDS encoding DUF167 domain-containing protein, which translates to MSEEVRVTQTPEGHLFTVHVQPRASRSEICGPKDGELRVRLTSPPVDDAANKQCVELIAKSLGIAKSKVSIKSGAKSRHKVVRVEGVEQDELLRLFKINKEHP; encoded by the coding sequence ATGAGCGAGGAGGTCAGGGTAACGCAGACACCGGAGGGGCATCTCTTCACGGTGCACGTGCAGCCGCGCGCCTCGCGCAGCGAAATCTGCGGACCCAAAGACGGCGAGCTGCGCGTCAGGCTCACCTCGCCGCCGGTGGACGACGCGGCCAACAAGCAGTGCGTCGAGCTGATCGCCAAGAGCCTTGGCATCGCCAAGTCCAAGGTGAGCATCAAGTCCGGGGCGAAATCCCGGCACAAGGTGGTAAGGGTGGAGGGGGTGGAACAGGATGAACTTCTCCGCTTATTTAAAATAAACAAGGAGCATCCATGA
- a CDS encoding DivIVA domain-containing protein: MKITPMDIQQQQFKGKMLGGLDPEDVDAFLQVVAGEMEELIRENNDLKERLNRNATAMTEMEAREAQLRETMLAAQRITEEMKANAQKEAHLMISEAELKGERIVADAENKLVQLNNQIQDLKRDKLQFESGFKNLLDTYYKLLALDK, encoded by the coding sequence GTGAAAATCACCCCGATGGACATCCAGCAGCAGCAGTTCAAGGGGAAGATGCTAGGCGGACTCGACCCCGAGGACGTCGATGCCTTCCTGCAGGTGGTCGCCGGCGAGATGGAGGAACTGATCAGGGAGAACAACGACCTGAAGGAGCGCCTCAACCGCAACGCCACCGCCATGACCGAGATGGAGGCCCGTGAGGCGCAGCTGCGCGAGACCATGCTGGCGGCCCAGCGCATCACCGAGGAGATGAAGGCCAACGCCCAGAAGGAGGCGCACCTCATGATCTCCGAGGCGGAGCTCAAGGGTGAGCGCATCGTCGCCGACGCCGAGAACAAGCTGGTGCAGTTGAACAACCAGATCCAGGATCTCAAACGGGACAAGCTCCAGTTCGAGTCCGGCTTCAAGAACCTCCTGGATACCTACTACAAGCTGCTCGCCCTGGACAAATGA
- a CDS encoding YggT family protein, protein MILLANILLALAKIVELASGLLTIYKYILLASVIISWVNADPYNPIVSFIYRVTEPALRRIRRYMPDTGMLDLSPLVLFALIYLVQIIVFDTAYTYLMIFSNQLKGGGTL, encoded by the coding sequence ATGATCCTGCTTGCCAACATCCTCTTGGCCCTTGCGAAGATAGTCGAGTTGGCCAGTGGTCTGTTAACGATCTACAAGTACATCCTGCTGGCCAGCGTCATCATCTCCTGGGTCAATGCCGATCCCTACAACCCCATCGTCAGCTTCATCTACCGCGTGACCGAGCCCGCCCTGCGCCGCATCCGCCGCTACATGCCCGACACCGGCATGCTCGATCTCTCGCCGCTGGTCCTCTTCGCCCTCATCTACCTGGTGCAGATCATCGTCTTCGATACGGCCTACACCTACCTGATGATCTTCAGCAACCAACTCAAAGGAGGGGGCACCCTGTGA
- a CDS encoding tyrosine-type recombinase/integrase: protein MGLTDLKIRKAQPKDKDYRLTDGEGLFLQVNAKGGKWWRFRYRFEGKERLLSLGTYPDVSLADARERRHQARAMVANGLDPSGERKRTKEIKAELKANCFENIAREWHKHMVGNKVWSADHAATILTRLEKDVFPWIGHKPISEVAAKDIRAILDRVRSRGVIETARRVRTILGQIYTFAIATDRANYDISAGFKGYLPPTSKTRKHMASVTDPKELAPLLRAIDAYQGGLVAQSALKLLPMLFVRPGELRHMEWAEIDFETAEWNIPGAKMKMGQPHLVPLSQQAIDVLKEIKPLTGHGRYVFPSTRSFFRCMSDNTINASFRRMGFDSGTIVGHGFRATARTILDEILGFRPDLIEHQLAHAVRDPNGRAYNRTAFLAQRKEMMQVWSDYLDGLKAGAKILPFRKTSKE, encoded by the coding sequence ATGGGACTCACGGACCTTAAGATCAGGAAAGCACAGCCGAAAGATAAGGACTACAGACTGACGGATGGCGAGGGGCTCTTTCTGCAGGTGAACGCCAAGGGAGGCAAATGGTGGCGCTTCAGGTACCGCTTCGAAGGAAAGGAGCGGTTGCTGTCGCTCGGTACCTACCCGGATGTTTCCCTTGCGGACGCGCGGGAGCGCAGGCACCAGGCGAGGGCAATGGTCGCCAACGGACTGGACCCCTCCGGAGAACGGAAGAGGACCAAGGAAATCAAGGCCGAGCTGAAGGCCAACTGCTTCGAGAACATCGCCCGGGAATGGCATAAACACATGGTGGGCAACAAGGTGTGGTCGGCGGACCACGCAGCCACTATCTTGACCCGGCTGGAAAAGGACGTCTTCCCGTGGATCGGCCATAAACCTATCAGCGAGGTTGCCGCAAAGGACATCAGGGCCATCCTGGACCGGGTACGCTCGCGCGGCGTGATCGAGACGGCGCGCCGGGTCCGCACCATCCTTGGGCAGATCTACACCTTCGCCATCGCCACCGACCGGGCAAACTACGACATCTCGGCCGGCTTCAAGGGATATCTCCCCCCGACCAGCAAGACCCGCAAACACATGGCGTCGGTCACCGACCCGAAAGAACTCGCCCCGCTTCTGCGCGCGATCGACGCCTATCAGGGGGGACTGGTGGCCCAGTCCGCCCTGAAGCTTCTCCCGATGCTCTTCGTCCGGCCGGGGGAACTGAGGCACATGGAGTGGGCCGAGATCGACTTCGAAACCGCCGAGTGGAATATCCCGGGGGCAAAAATGAAGATGGGCCAGCCGCACCTGGTCCCCCTGTCCCAACAGGCAATCGACGTCCTGAAGGAGATCAAGCCCCTTACCGGCCATGGCAGGTACGTCTTCCCCTCCACCAGGTCCTTCTTCCGCTGCATGTCGGACAACACCATAAACGCCTCATTCAGGCGCATGGGCTTCGACAGCGGTACCATCGTCGGCCACGGCTTCCGGGCCACCGCTCGCACTATCCTGGACGAAATCCTCGGCTTCAGGCCCGACCTCATCGAGCACCAACTGGCCCATGCGGTACGGGACCCGAACGGCCGAGCCTACAACCGGACGGCCTTCCTCGCCCAGCGCAAAGAGATGATGCAGGTCTGGTCCGACTACCTGGACGGCTTGAAGGCAGGGGCGAAAATACTCCCGTTCCGGAAAACCAGCAAGGAATGA
- a CDS encoding helix-turn-helix transcriptional regulator, with the protein MGGEIPEYGLLRLSKVLQLIPVSKTTWWAGVRSGRFPKPVKLGPHTTCWYWQDILPLIEKPPPRS; encoded by the coding sequence ATGGGAGGCGAGATCCCGGAGTACGGACTGTTGCGACTTTCGAAGGTCCTGCAATTGATTCCCGTCAGCAAGACCACCTGGTGGGCCGGAGTGAGGAGCGGCCGGTTTCCAAAGCCGGTGAAGCTCGGGCCGCACACGACCTGCTGGTACTGGCAGGACATCCTGCCCCTGATCGAGAAGCCACCGCCTAGATCCTGA
- a CDS encoding Fic family protein: protein MRKTDLSPNRQQLLVPLDSHPGALALVPPPTPTHLQLPNLRGEIAKAHEALGRLQASAASLPNPNLITRTLDRREAVRSSQIEGTSSDLDDVLTFEATGSDEGLPPDVVVTLNYVKALEYGLAKVSQNGVGALNIELIKELHARLMDGVRGYGDKPGELRTRQNWIGGLRIYDAKFVPPPADRVKECLEDLVRVLQYAPAEEDFFEVPLVMRMAIVHAQFETIHPFIDGNGRVGRIILPLMLAAEGYPPVYLAGFMKANQAAYYETLGAVQLKGEWTEWVRFVATGVEVACRESMQTAQELTALLAQWQERITNLKLRADAAAYRLPELLMGTPVVTATRAAEALGIAFPAANRALAQLQEVGIVAPLDERKRNRVFVAKEVLELLSRPTLPERY from the coding sequence ATGCGTAAAACCGACCTAAGCCCTAACCGTCAACAACTGCTGGTCCCCCTGGACTCGCACCCGGGCGCGCTCGCCCTGGTGCCTCCCCCTACCCCCACGCACCTGCAGCTTCCGAATCTGAGAGGTGAGATCGCCAAGGCCCACGAGGCGCTCGGACGCCTCCAGGCCTCGGCCGCCTCCCTCCCCAATCCGAACCTGATAACCAGGACCCTGGACCGCCGGGAAGCGGTGCGAAGCAGTCAGATCGAAGGGACAAGTTCCGACCTCGATGACGTCCTCACCTTCGAGGCAACCGGCAGCGACGAAGGGCTTCCCCCCGACGTCGTGGTCACCCTGAATTACGTGAAGGCCTTAGAGTACGGGCTGGCAAAAGTAAGCCAAAACGGGGTCGGCGCGCTCAACATCGAGCTGATAAAGGAACTGCATGCCCGGCTCATGGATGGCGTCCGTGGTTACGGCGACAAGCCGGGTGAACTGCGCACCCGCCAGAACTGGATCGGGGGCCTCAGGATCTACGACGCGAAGTTCGTCCCCCCTCCTGCCGACCGCGTCAAGGAGTGCCTGGAGGACCTGGTGCGCGTGCTCCAATACGCTCCCGCCGAGGAGGATTTCTTCGAGGTACCGCTCGTCATGCGCATGGCGATCGTGCACGCGCAGTTCGAAACCATCCACCCCTTCATCGACGGCAACGGCCGCGTCGGGCGCATCATCCTCCCCCTCATGCTCGCCGCAGAAGGGTATCCCCCCGTCTACCTCGCCGGGTTCATGAAGGCCAACCAGGCCGCCTATTACGAGACCCTTGGGGCCGTGCAGCTCAAGGGGGAGTGGACCGAATGGGTCAGGTTCGTCGCCACCGGCGTCGAGGTCGCCTGCCGGGAGTCGATGCAGACCGCGCAGGAACTCACCGCCCTTCTTGCCCAGTGGCAGGAGCGGATCACAAACCTGAAACTTCGCGCCGACGCCGCCGCCTACCGGCTCCCGGAACTCCTGATGGGAACCCCGGTGGTGACGGCGACCCGCGCCGCCGAGGCCCTTGGTATCGCCTTCCCTGCAGCCAACCGGGCCCTGGCGCAACTGCAGGAGGTCGGCATCGTGGCACCGCTTGACGAGCGGAAAAGAAACCGGGTCTTCGTGGCCAAAGAGGTGTTGGAACTCCTGAGTCGCCCGACGTTACCGGAGCGATACTGA